In the Dama dama isolate Ldn47 chromosome 13, ASM3311817v1, whole genome shotgun sequence genome, one interval contains:
- the PLD4 gene encoding 5'-3' exonuclease PLD4 isoform X2 → MQDEEEVARRGSSKLQRGGRWEVIAVMACKLRACVCGEAKMNAKAGPSELQVRGTLVLLCLGAVTLTCLLGLGSSPSAWSRGCLEEGPARPGGLGSRVDWDPPGGEARRRHQQNDSCRLVLVESIPQDLWSAAGSPAAQPLAQAWMQLLDAARESVHVASFYWSLTGPDIGVNDSSSQPGEALLQKLQQLLDRNVSLAVATSTPTPAKNSTDLQVLETRGAQVRRVPMGRLTGGVLHSKFWVVDGQHVYVGSANMDWRSLTQVKELGAVIYNCSRLAQDLEKTFQTYWVLGAPRAVLPKPWPRNFSSHVNRFQPLRDRFDGVPTTAYFSASPPALCPHGRTRDLDALLAVMGAAQEFLYASVMEYFPTTRFRHPARYWPVLDTALRVAAFSRGVRVRLLVSCWLNTDPRMFPFLRSLQALSNPAANVSLDVKVFIVPVGNHSNIPFSRVNHSKFMVTEKAAYIGTSNWSEDYFSSTSGVGLVVSQRAPGTPPRVSTVQEQLRQLFERDWNSRYAVGLDGRAQGQDCIWQG, encoded by the exons ATGCAGGACGAAGAGGAAGTGGCCAGAAGGGGAAGCAGCAAGCTGCAgagaggaggcaggtgggaggtgaTCGCAGTAATGGCCTGCAAGCTGAGGGCCTGCGTCTGTGGCGAAGCCAAGATGAACGCCAAGGCGGGACCCTCGGAG CTGCAGGTGCGGGGGACGCTCGTGCTGCTGTGCCTGGGCGCTGTgaccctcacctgcctcctggggCTGGGGTCCTCCCCTTCCGCCTGGAGCCGGGGCTGCCTTGAGGAAGGGCCCGCCAGGCCCGGGGGCCTTGGCTCCCGTGTGGACTGGGATCCTCCAGGCGGGGAGGCCCGGCGGCGGCATCAGCAGAACGACTCCTGCCG GCTCGTCCTCGTGGAGAGCATCCCCCAGGACCTGTGGTCTGCAGCAGGCAGCCCGGCTGCCCAGCCCCTGGCCCAGGCCTGGATGCAGCTGCTGGACGCCGCCCGAGAGAGCGTCCATGTGGCCTCCTTCTACTGGTCCCTCACGGGGCCCGACATCGGGGTCAACGACTCGTCTTCCCAGCCG GGTGAGGCCCTCCTGCAGAAGCTGCAGCAGCTGCTGGACAGAAACGTGTCCCTGGCTGTGGCCACCAGCACCCCGACCCCGGCCAAGAACTCCACTGACCTGCAGGTCCTGGAAACCCGAG GCGCCCAGGTGCGACGCGTGCCCATGGGAAGGCTCACTGGTGGCGTTCTGCACTCCAAGTTCTGGGTGGTGGACGGGCAGCACGTCTACGTGGGCAGTGCCAACATGGACTGGCGGTCCCTGACACAG GTGAAGGAGCTCGGGGCCGTCATCTACAACTGCAGCCGCCTGGCCCAGGACCTGGAGAAGACCTTCCAGACCTACTGGGTCCTGGGGGCGCCCAGGGCTGTCCTCCCCAAGCCCTGGCCTCGGAACTTCTCCTCCCACGTCAACCGCTTCCAGCCGCTCCGGGATCGCTTTGACGGGGTGCCCACCACCGCCTACTTCTCG GCATCGCCGCCTGCTCTCTGCCCCCACGGCCGCACCCGCGACCTGGATGCGCTGCTGGCAGTCATGGGGGCCGCCCAGGAGTTCCTGTATGCCTCGGTGATGGAGTACTTCCCCACCACGCGCTTCAGACACCCCGCCAG GTACTGGCCAGTGCTGGACACAGCGCTGCGGGTGGCGGCCTTCAGCAGGGGGGTGCGCGTGCGCCTGCTGGTCAGCTGCTGGCTCAACACGGACCCCAGGATGTTCCCCTTTCTGCGGTCCCTGCAGGCACTCAGCAACCCCGCGGCCAACGTGTCCCTGGACGTG AAAGTCTTCATCGTGCCCGTGGGGAACCACTCCAACATCCCCTTCAGCAGGGTGAACCACAGCAAGTTCATGGTCACGGAGAAGGCAGCCTACATAG GCACGTCCAACTGGTCAGAAGATTACTTCAGTAGCACCTCGGGTGTGGGCCTGGTGGTCAGCCAGAGGGCCCCCGGCACGCCGCCGCGAGTGAGCACCGTGCAGGAGCAGCTGCGGCAGCTCTTCGAGCGAGACTGGAACTCCCGCTATGCCGTGGGCCTGGACGGACGGGCCCAGGGCCAGGACTGTATCTGGCAGGGCTGA
- the PLD4 gene encoding 5'-3' exonuclease PLD4 isoform X1 produces MQDEEEVARRGSSKLQRGGRWEVIAVMACKLRACVCGEAKMNAKAGPSELQVRGTLVLLCLGAVTLTCLLGLGSSPSAWSRGCLEEGPARPGGLGSRVDWDPPGGEARRRHQQNDSCRLVLVESIPQDLWSAAGSPAAQPLAQAWMQLLDAARESVHVASFYWSLTGPDIGVNDSSSQPGEALLQKLQQLLDRNVSLAVATSTPTPAKNSTDLQVLETRVGVRTPSMKRTAVRRKELGSAHHPAPLSGAQVRRVPMGRLTGGVLHSKFWVVDGQHVYVGSANMDWRSLTQVKELGAVIYNCSRLAQDLEKTFQTYWVLGAPRAVLPKPWPRNFSSHVNRFQPLRDRFDGVPTTAYFSASPPALCPHGRTRDLDALLAVMGAAQEFLYASVMEYFPTTRFRHPARYWPVLDTALRVAAFSRGVRVRLLVSCWLNTDPRMFPFLRSLQALSNPAANVSLDVKVFIVPVGNHSNIPFSRVNHSKFMVTEKAAYIGTSNWSEDYFSSTSGVGLVVSQRAPGTPPRVSTVQEQLRQLFERDWNSRYAVGLDGRAQGQDCIWQG; encoded by the exons ATGCAGGACGAAGAGGAAGTGGCCAGAAGGGGAAGCAGCAAGCTGCAgagaggaggcaggtgggaggtgaTCGCAGTAATGGCCTGCAAGCTGAGGGCCTGCGTCTGTGGCGAAGCCAAGATGAACGCCAAGGCGGGACCCTCGGAG CTGCAGGTGCGGGGGACGCTCGTGCTGCTGTGCCTGGGCGCTGTgaccctcacctgcctcctggggCTGGGGTCCTCCCCTTCCGCCTGGAGCCGGGGCTGCCTTGAGGAAGGGCCCGCCAGGCCCGGGGGCCTTGGCTCCCGTGTGGACTGGGATCCTCCAGGCGGGGAGGCCCGGCGGCGGCATCAGCAGAACGACTCCTGCCG GCTCGTCCTCGTGGAGAGCATCCCCCAGGACCTGTGGTCTGCAGCAGGCAGCCCGGCTGCCCAGCCCCTGGCCCAGGCCTGGATGCAGCTGCTGGACGCCGCCCGAGAGAGCGTCCATGTGGCCTCCTTCTACTGGTCCCTCACGGGGCCCGACATCGGGGTCAACGACTCGTCTTCCCAGCCG GGTGAGGCCCTCCTGCAGAAGCTGCAGCAGCTGCTGGACAGAAACGTGTCCCTGGCTGTGGCCACCAGCACCCCGACCCCGGCCAAGAACTCCACTGACCTGCAGGTCCTGGAAACCCGAG TGGGGGTGAGGACACCATCCATGAAGAGGACTGCCGTGAGGAGGAAGGAACTGGGCTCAGCCCACCACCCTGCACCCTTGTCAGGCGCCCAGGTGCGACGCGTGCCCATGGGAAGGCTCACTGGTGGCGTTCTGCACTCCAAGTTCTGGGTGGTGGACGGGCAGCACGTCTACGTGGGCAGTGCCAACATGGACTGGCGGTCCCTGACACAG GTGAAGGAGCTCGGGGCCGTCATCTACAACTGCAGCCGCCTGGCCCAGGACCTGGAGAAGACCTTCCAGACCTACTGGGTCCTGGGGGCGCCCAGGGCTGTCCTCCCCAAGCCCTGGCCTCGGAACTTCTCCTCCCACGTCAACCGCTTCCAGCCGCTCCGGGATCGCTTTGACGGGGTGCCCACCACCGCCTACTTCTCG GCATCGCCGCCTGCTCTCTGCCCCCACGGCCGCACCCGCGACCTGGATGCGCTGCTGGCAGTCATGGGGGCCGCCCAGGAGTTCCTGTATGCCTCGGTGATGGAGTACTTCCCCACCACGCGCTTCAGACACCCCGCCAG GTACTGGCCAGTGCTGGACACAGCGCTGCGGGTGGCGGCCTTCAGCAGGGGGGTGCGCGTGCGCCTGCTGGTCAGCTGCTGGCTCAACACGGACCCCAGGATGTTCCCCTTTCTGCGGTCCCTGCAGGCACTCAGCAACCCCGCGGCCAACGTGTCCCTGGACGTG AAAGTCTTCATCGTGCCCGTGGGGAACCACTCCAACATCCCCTTCAGCAGGGTGAACCACAGCAAGTTCATGGTCACGGAGAAGGCAGCCTACATAG GCACGTCCAACTGGTCAGAAGATTACTTCAGTAGCACCTCGGGTGTGGGCCTGGTGGTCAGCCAGAGGGCCCCCGGCACGCCGCCGCGAGTGAGCACCGTGCAGGAGCAGCTGCGGCAGCTCTTCGAGCGAGACTGGAACTCCCGCTATGCCGTGGGCCTGGACGGACGGGCCCAGGGCCAGGACTGTATCTGGCAGGGCTGA